Proteins from one Scleropages formosus chromosome 14, fSclFor1.1, whole genome shotgun sequence genomic window:
- the LOC108920514 gene encoding claudin-14-like, translating to MAKMETQMIGFFLSLLGLLGMVIATLIPHWRRRAYGGSNIVTATGYIKGLWMECVWHSTGVYQCQFHRSLLALPMDLQAARALMVISCVLSVMATGVATVGMECTRICEGSRNKSTLSVAAGVAFILAGLLCLLTVAWTTDSVVRDFRNPVLPSTLKYEIGPAVFLGFVSSVLSIIAGGVFCLFCEDSQLRRPYTTRRATAVRPMPPPYELNGASNRNYAPSHLSASSSGYRIGDYV from the coding sequence ATGGCCAAAATGGAAACACAGATGATAGGTTTCTTCCTGAGCCTTCTGGGCTTATTGGGAATGGTCATAGCCACTCTGATTCCTCACTGGCGTCGCCGGGCCTACGGGGGGTCCAACATCGTCACTGCCACGGGCTACATAAAGGGGCTGTGGATGGAATGTGTGTGGCACAGCACGGGAGTGTACCAATGCCAGTTCCACCGCTCACTCCTGGCGCTGCCCATGGATCTGCAGGCGGCACGTGCGCTCATGGTCATCTCCTGCGTCTTGTCCGTGATGGCTACCGGTGTCGCGACCGTGGGCATGGAGTGCACCCGAATCTGCGAGGGCTCCCGGAACAAGAGCACCCTGAGCGTAGCTGCCGGGGTGGCCTTCATCCTAGCCGGCCTCCTCTGCCTGCTGACAGTCGCCTGGACCACCGACAGCGTTGTCAGGGACTTCCGGAACCCCGTGCTGCCGAGCACCCTGAAGTACGAGATCGGCCCGGCTGTTTTCTTGGGCTTTGTCTCCTCCGTCCTCAGCATCATTGCTGGGGGTGTGTTCTGCCTCTTCTGCGAAGATTCACAGCTTCGCCGACCCTACACGACAAGGCGAGCCACCGCCGTGCGGCCAATGCCCCCACCGTACGAACTAAACGGTGCCTCTAACAGAAACTATGCCCCCTCCCACCTGTCAGCTTCCAGCAGCGGGTACAGAATTGGTGACTACGTGTGA
- the LOC108920527 gene encoding ADP-ribosylation factor-like protein 6 isoform X1, translated as MGLFDKLSLWLGLKKKEVNVLCLGLDNSGKTTIINQLKPSDSQAQDVVPTIGFSIEKFKTTSLSFTVFDMSGQGRYRNLWEHYYKEGQAIIFVIDSGDQLRMVVAKEELDTLLNHSDIMHRRIPILFFANKMDLRDAVSAVKVSQLLCLESIRDKPWHICASNAVKGEGLQEGVDWLQEQIAQSDQSNKNVTS; from the exons atggGACTTTTCGACAAGCTCTCATTATGGCTGGGATTAAAGAAGAAGGAGGTGAACGTGCTTTGTCTCGGGCTGGACAACAGCGGAAAGACTACTATCATCAATCAGCTCAAACCATCCGAC TCTCAGGCACAGGACGTCGTCCCAACCATTGGCTTCAGCATAGAGAAATTTAAGACTACAAG TCTATCCTTCACAGTCTTTGACATGTCTGGCCAAGGAAGATACAGGAATCTCTGGGAACATTACTATAA GGAAGGTCAAGCCATCATATTTGTCATTGACAGTGGAGACCAGCTAAGGATGGTTGTGGCCAAAGAAGAACTTGATACACTTCTGAATCATTCAG ATATCATGCACAGACGAATCCCTATTCTGTTCTTTGCGAATAAGATGGACCTACGAGATGCTGTCTCCGCCGTTAAGGTCTCCCAGCTACTTTGTCTGGAAAGCATCAGAGACAAACCATGGCACATCTG TGCAAGCAATGCTGTGAAAGGGGAAGGCTTGCAAGAAGGAGTAGACTGGCTGCAAG AACAAATTGCACA ATCAGATCAGAGCAACAAAAACGTGACTAGTTAG
- the LOC108920527 gene encoding ADP-ribosylation factor-like protein 6 isoform X2, whose protein sequence is MGLFDKLSLWLGLKKKEVNVLCLGLDNSGKTTIINQLKPSDSQAQDVVPTIGFSIEKFKTTSLSFTVFDMSGQGRYRNLWEHYYKEGQAIIFVIDSGDQLRMVVAKEELDTLLNHSDIMHRRIPILFFANKMDLRDAVSAVKVSQLLCLESIRDKPWHICASNAVKGEGLQEGVDWLQDQIRATKT, encoded by the exons atggGACTTTTCGACAAGCTCTCATTATGGCTGGGATTAAAGAAGAAGGAGGTGAACGTGCTTTGTCTCGGGCTGGACAACAGCGGAAAGACTACTATCATCAATCAGCTCAAACCATCCGAC TCTCAGGCACAGGACGTCGTCCCAACCATTGGCTTCAGCATAGAGAAATTTAAGACTACAAG TCTATCCTTCACAGTCTTTGACATGTCTGGCCAAGGAAGATACAGGAATCTCTGGGAACATTACTATAA GGAAGGTCAAGCCATCATATTTGTCATTGACAGTGGAGACCAGCTAAGGATGGTTGTGGCCAAAGAAGAACTTGATACACTTCTGAATCATTCAG ATATCATGCACAGACGAATCCCTATTCTGTTCTTTGCGAATAAGATGGACCTACGAGATGCTGTCTCCGCCGTTAAGGTCTCCCAGCTACTTTGTCTGGAAAGCATCAGAGACAAACCATGGCACATCTG TGCAAGCAATGCTGTGAAAGGGGAAGGCTTGCAAGAAGGAGTAGACTGGCTGCAAG ATCAGATCAGAGCAACAAAAACGTGA